A portion of the Pseudomonas sp. PSE14 genome contains these proteins:
- a CDS encoding EAL domain-containing protein, producing MAHLQLKEVPAANTLLVVDDRRENLAAMEALLDHGEWQVLTVDSGEAALKCLLEEEVGLVLLDVQMPHMDGFEVARLMRSSPLTRYTPIIFISAIAHTHEAVLHGYSSGAVDFILKPFDPEVLRLKIQSLLAHERNRRDLLQLSQQLDSARAFNASVLENAAEGILVVGEDGLISFANPASAQMFQGSVGDLEGKPLLNLIAHPEMSGEWKLSDFYRHWKRNETYRLHDASLKTMSGERLPVALSASPLPRLQRSMVVIALDMSVVHHLHAQLESQAITDALTGLLNRRGFHNALEASLARVERNGKRMAVLYLDLDGFKLINDSLGHEAGDRVLRRVGEQLKSCLRPYDILARMGGDEFTALLDSLDHPEDAARVAEKLIEMVSVRHRIEGIDVTIGASVGIASFPECGQSVDGLLRAADIAMYEAKRAGRQQYRFYSPEMNGRARSRLMLEESLRNAIEQNDFHLVYQPQIHLETGRLRGFEALLRWEHRVAGTVAPNVFIPLLEETRLINRLGDWVLREGASQCSAWRQSFGDDLVVSLNVCPLQFGMPQLVDDLRRVLDNFSLRPSQLEVEVTESALMQDLELTREQLRQLRALGVRIAIDDFGTGYSSLAYLRHFELDTLKIDRLFISNMLESRRDAAVVSTIIDLSRHLGLEVIAEGVETAAQRDWLLEHGCTYMQGFLVAPGLPVAEAGAFPRIVDWRALQEAALAPSRSP from the coding sequence ATGGCGCACCTGCAGCTTAAGGAGGTCCCCGCAGCCAACACCCTGCTGGTGGTGGATGACCGCCGGGAAAACCTCGCCGCCATGGAAGCGTTGCTGGACCACGGTGAATGGCAGGTGCTTACCGTGGATTCCGGCGAGGCAGCGCTGAAATGCCTGCTGGAGGAGGAGGTCGGCCTGGTGCTGCTGGATGTGCAGATGCCGCACATGGACGGTTTCGAAGTGGCGCGGCTGATGCGCAGCAGTCCGTTGACCCGCTATACGCCGATCATCTTCATTTCCGCCATCGCCCACACCCATGAAGCCGTGCTGCACGGCTATTCGTCCGGGGCGGTGGATTTCATCCTCAAGCCCTTCGACCCTGAGGTGCTGCGCCTCAAGATCCAGTCCCTGCTGGCCCATGAGCGCAACCGGCGCGACCTGCTGCAGCTCAGCCAGCAACTGGACAGCGCCCGCGCCTTCAACGCCTCGGTGCTGGAGAACGCCGCCGAAGGCATCCTGGTGGTCGGCGAGGACGGCCTCATCAGCTTTGCCAACCCGGCCTCGGCGCAAATGTTCCAGGGCTCGGTGGGGGATCTGGAGGGCAAGCCGCTGCTGAACCTGATCGCCCACCCGGAGATGAGCGGCGAGTGGAAACTGTCGGATTTCTACCGCCACTGGAAGCGGAACGAGACCTACCGCCTGCACGACGCCAGTCTCAAGACCATGAGCGGCGAGCGCCTGCCGGTGGCGCTGTCGGCGTCGCCCCTGCCACGGCTGCAACGCTCGATGGTGGTCATTGCCCTGGATATGTCGGTGGTGCACCACCTCCATGCGCAACTGGAATCCCAGGCCATCACCGATGCCCTCACCGGGCTGCTCAACCGCCGCGGCTTCCACAATGCTCTGGAGGCGTCCCTGGCTCGCGTCGAGCGCAATGGCAAGCGCATGGCGGTGCTCTACCTGGACCTGGACGGCTTCAAGCTGATCAACGATTCCCTCGGCCACGAGGCCGGCGACCGTGTGCTGCGGCGGGTAGGGGAACAGCTGAAGAGCTGCCTGCGCCCCTATGACATCCTGGCGCGCATGGGCGGCGACGAGTTCACTGCGTTGCTCGACAGCCTTGACCACCCCGAAGACGCCGCGCGGGTGGCGGAGAAGCTGATCGAGATGGTTTCGGTGCGTCATCGCATCGAAGGCATCGATGTCACCATAGGTGCCAGCGTCGGCATCGCCAGCTTCCCCGAGTGCGGGCAGAGTGTGGACGGCCTGTTGCGTGCGGCGGATATCGCCATGTATGAGGCCAAGCGCGCCGGCCGCCAGCAGTACCGCTTCTACTCGCCGGAAATGAACGGCCGCGCCCGCTCCCGATTGATGCTGGAAGAGAGCCTGCGCAATGCCATCGAGCAAAACGACTTTCATCTGGTCTACCAGCCCCAGATCCACCTCGAGACTGGCCGCCTGCGCGGCTTCGAGGCGCTGCTGCGCTGGGAACACCGGGTGGCCGGCACGGTGGCGCCCAATGTGTTCATTCCGCTGCTGGAGGAAACCCGCCTGATCAACCGCCTGGGCGACTGGGTGCTGCGGGAGGGGGCTAGCCAGTGCAGTGCCTGGAGGCAGAGCTTCGGCGACGACCTGGTGGTCAGCCTCAATGTCTGCCCGCTGCAGTTCGGCATGCCGCAACTGGTGGACGACCTGCGGCGGGTGCTGGACAACTTCAGCCTGCGGCCCTCGCAACTGGAAGTGGAGGTTACCGAAAGCGCACTGATGCAGGACCTGGAGCTGACCCGCGAACAACTCCGGCAACTGCGCGCCCTGGGCGTGCGCATCGCCATCGACGACTTTGGCACCGGCTATTCGTCCCTGGCCTACCTGCGCCATTTCGAGCTGGATACCCTGAAGATCGACCGCCTGTTCATCTCCAACATGCTGGAATCGCGGCGCGATGCCGCGGTGGTCAGCACCATCATCGACCTCAGTCGCCACCTGGGCCTGGAAGTCATCGCCGAAGGTGTGGAAACCGCAGCCCAGCGCGACTGGCTGCTGGAGCATGGCTGCACCTACATGCAGGGTTTCCTGGTGGCGCCGGGGCTGCCCGTGGCCGAGGCCGGGGCCTTTCCTCGCATAGTGGACTGGCGCGCTTTGCAGGAAGCGGCCCTCGCTCCCAGCCGCTCTCCCTGA
- a CDS encoding sugar ABC transporter ATP-binding protein: MPGQPDSTVFFRLQNLSKAFAGNRVLDEVNLDIRQGEVLALLGANGAGKSTLVKVLAGSHSHDAGQLCIDGQVVRFTSPQDARRHGIVAVHQQVEQGVVPGLSVAENLLLDELCGASGSLLFRPRTALQRAAEIAAGLDLQLPLEAPIETLGTAERQLVILSRALALRPRLLILDEPTASLSTHEAERLFALIDRLRERGVAILYISHRLSDLQRVADRALVLRDGRLVGEFTAPLDLAAAVESMLGAALGEVELQPLERGESVLSLRGWQLEAQSAAFDLDLHEGEVVALTGLLGAGKSEIAEVLFGLRKHHAGSIRLDGRDWLPRTPREAISAGVFFAAEDRARNSRVPGFSVRASMTLPLLRSFTRFGFIDRDAERAKVAEQIAALDIKGPGPEHPLDLLSGGNQQKVILARWLLGRGRVLILDEPFQGVDVRARRDIGQRIRASATGRATLVICSDPDEALEIADRILVVRDGAVVAELPRQNLRRSEIVAHLTPNIPSRQGAVRV, from the coding sequence ATGCCCGGCCAGCCCGACTCCACTGTGTTTTTCCGCCTTCAGAATCTGAGCAAGGCGTTTGCGGGCAATCGGGTACTGGACGAGGTGAACCTGGATATCCGTCAAGGCGAGGTGCTTGCGCTGCTGGGCGCCAACGGTGCGGGCAAGTCGACCCTGGTGAAGGTATTGGCCGGCTCCCATTCGCATGACGCCGGGCAGCTGTGCATCGACGGCCAGGTTGTGCGCTTCACCTCGCCTCAGGACGCCAGGCGCCACGGGATAGTCGCGGTGCACCAGCAGGTCGAGCAGGGCGTGGTGCCTGGGCTGAGCGTGGCGGAGAACCTCCTGCTCGACGAGCTCTGCGGCGCATCCGGCTCGCTGCTGTTTCGACCGCGTACGGCCCTGCAACGCGCCGCCGAAATTGCCGCCGGGCTTGACCTCCAGTTGCCGCTGGAGGCGCCCATCGAAACACTGGGGACCGCCGAGCGGCAATTGGTGATCCTGTCCCGCGCGCTGGCGCTCAGGCCACGTCTGCTGATCCTCGACGAACCCACCGCATCGCTCTCGACCCACGAAGCCGAGCGCCTGTTCGCTCTGATCGACCGGCTGCGCGAGCGCGGCGTGGCGATCCTCTACATCTCCCACCGGCTGTCCGATCTGCAACGCGTGGCGGACCGTGCGCTGGTGCTGCGCGACGGCCGTCTGGTGGGCGAATTCACGGCGCCGTTGGACCTTGCTGCCGCCGTGGAATCCATGCTCGGCGCTGCGTTGGGCGAGGTGGAATTGCAGCCTCTGGAGCGGGGCGAAAGCGTGCTTTCCCTGCGCGGCTGGCAGCTCGAAGCACAGAGCGCGGCCTTCGACCTGGACCTGCATGAAGGCGAAGTGGTTGCCCTGACCGGCCTGCTCGGTGCCGGCAAGAGCGAGATCGCCGAAGTACTGTTCGGCCTGCGCAAGCACCACGCCGGATCGATCCGCCTCGACGGGCGCGATTGGCTGCCGCGCACCCCGCGTGAAGCCATCTCCGCCGGCGTGTTCTTTGCCGCCGAGGACCGCGCGCGCAACTCGCGAGTGCCGGGATTCTCGGTGCGCGCCAGCATGACGCTGCCGCTCCTGCGCAGCTTCACCCGTTTCGGCTTCATCGACCGTGACGCGGAGCGCGCCAAGGTCGCCGAGCAGATCGCCGCACTCGACATCAAGGGGCCTGGTCCTGAACACCCGCTGGATCTGCTCTCCGGCGGCAACCAGCAAAAAGTCATTCTTGCCCGCTGGCTGCTGGGGCGGGGCCGCGTGCTGATCCTCGACGAACCCTTCCAGGGCGTCGACGTTCGCGCCCGCCGCGACATCGGCCAGCGCATCCGCGCCAGTGCTACAGGCCGCGCGACGCTTGTGATCTGCAGCGATCCGGACGAGGCCCTGGAAATCGCCGACCGCATCCTCGTCGTACGCGACGGGGCGGTGGTCGCCGAACTGCCTCGGCAGAACCTGCGGCGCAGCGAGATCGTCGCCCATCTCACTCCGAATATCCCTTCACGCCAAGGAGCCGTGCGTGTCTAG
- a CDS encoding helix-turn-helix domain-containing protein, whose translation MHDFTILVIPGAFASSVASTLDILATAANVGERRGLATPRWRICGPQPGPVTLGHGLLLHVAPMEPGVEDSSCWVIPGIGVSDFDQLERRLAEPWVAPFLSALSNHIANGKEVAASCSAVFLLHAAGLLDGRRATTSWWLAPHLQTLAPGCRVDPDFMVLADPPLTTAGAAFAQTDLMLHLLRRRLSPEIADTVSKALLLDRRQLQSPFVIPAMLVQGNALISRLTAQIEESLPELAGVKALAASVGMSERTLSRHVHKATGHSTRQLIQRVQLNKARALLESGQYSVEAVAAQVGYQDPTALRRLLRRLLNATPRQLRRG comes from the coding sequence ATGCATGATTTCACCATTCTGGTCATACCAGGAGCATTCGCCTCGAGCGTGGCCTCCACCCTGGACATCCTCGCCACTGCGGCAAACGTCGGCGAGCGACGCGGCCTGGCCACACCGCGCTGGCGGATTTGCGGTCCTCAACCGGGACCGGTGACGCTGGGTCATGGCTTGCTGCTGCACGTGGCCCCCATGGAGCCAGGCGTTGAGGACAGCTCCTGCTGGGTCATACCGGGCATTGGCGTCAGTGACTTCGACCAGCTCGAGCGACGCCTTGCGGAACCATGGGTAGCTCCCTTCCTCTCGGCACTGAGCAACCACATCGCGAACGGCAAGGAAGTTGCCGCGTCATGCTCGGCCGTCTTTCTTCTGCATGCAGCCGGGCTCCTGGATGGCAGGCGGGCGACAACCTCCTGGTGGCTGGCACCGCACCTGCAGACACTCGCACCGGGCTGCCGCGTAGACCCGGACTTCATGGTGCTGGCCGACCCACCACTGACTACGGCGGGTGCCGCCTTCGCTCAGACCGACCTCATGCTGCACCTGTTACGCCGGCGCCTTTCCCCTGAAATCGCCGACACGGTGAGCAAGGCCCTGCTGCTCGACCGTCGGCAACTGCAGTCGCCCTTCGTCATCCCCGCCATGCTGGTGCAAGGGAATGCCCTGATCTCGCGCCTGACCGCGCAGATCGAGGAATCGCTGCCGGAGCTTGCGGGAGTCAAGGCGCTCGCCGCGAGTGTCGGCATGTCCGAGCGGACCTTGTCGCGCCACGTCCACAAGGCGACGGGGCACTCCACTCGGCAGCTCATCCAACGGGTGCAGCTGAACAAGGCGCGAGCGCTTCTCGAATCCGGCCAGTACTCTGTCGAAGCGGTTGCGGCGCAGGTCGGCTATCAGGATCCAACGGCTCTCCGGCGTTTGCTGCGCCGCCTGCTGAACGCGACCCCACGACAATTGCGCCGTGGCTGA
- a CDS encoding sulfite oxidase-like oxidoreductase: MHDKAGRLKKARSPKGDPRYGARLPPGQVLTERFPILHEGEVPDYSRETWRLRLTGALSQALELSLDDLLALPQRELVCDIHCVTRWSKFDTAWRGVHLSDLLEHYGVKPSGAFVMAHADHDYQTNLPLEDLLRPDSLLATHYAGEPLTPVHGWPLRLVIAGRYFWKSAKWLRELEFSEVDRPGFWERNGFHNEADPFREERFSGEALAIPEDEWTRKAFD, from the coding sequence ATGCACGACAAGGCCGGGCGCCTGAAGAAGGCGCGCTCGCCCAAGGGCGACCCGCGTTACGGCGCGCGCCTGCCTCCGGGGCAGGTGCTGACCGAGCGCTTTCCCATCCTCCATGAGGGCGAGGTGCCGGACTATTCGCGCGAGACCTGGCGTCTGCGTCTCACCGGTGCTCTGTCGCAAGCGCTGGAGTTGAGCCTGGACGACCTGCTGGCGCTGCCGCAGCGCGAACTGGTCTGCGATATCCATTGCGTCACGCGCTGGTCGAAGTTCGATACCGCCTGGCGCGGCGTGCACCTGTCGGACCTGCTCGAACACTACGGCGTGAAACCGTCCGGGGCGTTCGTCATGGCCCACGCCGACCACGATTACCAGACCAACCTGCCGCTGGAAGACCTGCTGCGCCCGGACAGCCTGCTCGCTACACATTACGCCGGAGAGCCACTGACCCCGGTGCATGGCTGGCCGCTGCGGCTGGTGATCGCCGGGCGCTATTTCTGGAAGAGCGCGAAGTGGCTGCGTGAACTGGAGTTCAGCGAGGTTGACCGCCCCGGATTCTGGGAGCGCAACGGCTTCCACAACGAGGCCGACCCTTTCCGCGAGGAGCGTTTTTCCGGTGAGGCGCTAGCTATTCCTGAGGACGAATGGACCCGCAAGGCGTTCGATTGA
- a CDS encoding substrate-binding domain-containing protein: MKFTPAKTLRALFAAGLLLSGAISAEAAGLPGAPAPFDKGGVQIALVGYLFSGDFPEAYLRGVEKQASALDVKLRVFDARQQAATQREMLEQAIDLGVDGIIVQLGLAETLKDSIDKALAKGIKVVTFDVDVNDPRITRVEQDHRELARLALKQVLQDNGTAFEAGYVYIDGFTPMERRDEIWRQVKAENPGIVEKARFGTLNAPIANSVADQASAVLRANPDITVFFAPFDEFAKGVKIAVDEAGLGKKVKIYSADISTADIQIMKEEGSAWSATAAVNPEVAGAISVRSLALRIAGENPGEQVLVPPTLITRQQLLDLDVKNVRDLAHKVPAFGEAQKVAQAPWIPLAN, translated from the coding sequence ATGAAATTCACCCCCGCCAAAACCCTGCGCGCACTGTTCGCCGCCGGGCTGTTGTTGTCCGGCGCCATCTCGGCCGAAGCGGCCGGGCTGCCCGGCGCGCCAGCACCCTTCGACAAGGGCGGCGTGCAGATCGCCCTGGTCGGCTACCTGTTCTCCGGCGACTTCCCCGAAGCCTACCTGCGCGGCGTGGAGAAGCAGGCCAGCGCGCTGGACGTGAAGCTGCGCGTCTTCGACGCGCGCCAGCAGGCCGCCACCCAGCGCGAGATGCTGGAGCAGGCCATCGACCTGGGCGTGGACGGCATCATCGTCCAGCTCGGTCTCGCCGAAACCCTCAAGGATTCGATCGACAAGGCGTTGGCCAAGGGCATCAAGGTCGTGACCTTCGACGTCGACGTGAACGACCCGCGCATCACCCGCGTCGAGCAGGATCACCGCGAGCTGGCGCGCCTGGCGCTCAAGCAGGTGCTGCAGGACAACGGCACCGCCTTCGAGGCCGGCTACGTGTACATCGACGGCTTCACCCCCATGGAGCGCCGCGACGAAATCTGGCGTCAGGTGAAGGCCGAGAACCCCGGCATCGTCGAGAAGGCGCGCTTCGGCACGCTCAACGCGCCCATCGCCAACTCGGTGGCCGACCAGGCCAGCGCGGTGCTGCGCGCCAACCCGGACATCACCGTGTTCTTCGCGCCCTTCGACGAGTTCGCCAAGGGCGTGAAGATCGCCGTGGACGAAGCCGGGCTGGGCAAGAAGGTGAAGATCTACAGCGCCGACATTTCCACCGCCGACATCCAGATCATGAAGGAGGAGGGCAGCGCCTGGAGCGCCACCGCGGCGGTCAATCCGGAAGTGGCCGGCGCCATCAGCGTGCGCAGCCTGGCGCTGCGCATCGCCGGTGAGAATCCGGGCGAGCAGGTACTGGTGCCGCCGACCCTGATCACCCGCCAGCAGCTGCTGGACCTGGACGTGAAGAACGTCCGCGACCTTGCGCACAAGGTGCCGGCCTTTGGCGAGGCGCAGAAGGTGGCGCAGGCGCCGTGGATTCCGCTGGCGAACTGA
- a CDS encoding tautomerase family protein, whose amino-acid sequence MPNILIKVPTGAFSEPQRERLLKRVSEAAIAHERIGSDPRQRSLCWVLIEEVPAADWLCGGANVHAQAIPCIVMVKVPAGVLDEQMRKEYVLGLHQAIEQCAGPDDGRMLMTSIQLTDIADGTWGANGSLWRLADFTRAAGYGHLLPSI is encoded by the coding sequence ATGCCCAACATCCTGATCAAGGTACCCACCGGAGCTTTCAGCGAGCCGCAACGTGAGCGCCTGTTGAAGCGCGTCAGCGAGGCAGCCATCGCGCATGAGCGCATAGGCAGCGATCCACGGCAGCGCAGCCTGTGCTGGGTGCTCATCGAGGAGGTTCCGGCTGCCGATTGGCTATGCGGCGGCGCGAACGTGCACGCTCAGGCCATTCCCTGCATCGTCATGGTCAAGGTGCCTGCCGGCGTCCTCGATGAGCAGATGCGCAAGGAATACGTGCTGGGCCTGCACCAGGCCATCGAGCAATGCGCAGGGCCGGATGATGGGCGGATGTTGATGACGTCGATACAACTGACGGACATCGCCGATGGCACATGGGGTGCGAACGGAAGTCTCTGGCGCCTGGCCGATTTCACTCGCGCTGCCGGTTATGGGCATCTTCTCCCCAGCATCTAG
- a CDS encoding ABC transporter permease: MSRTAVSSGATTTVARLLDFLIHYALLLLLALLVLVFALLEPAFLRVGNLFLVLQSVSIVALLALGVTLSMAVGGLDLSIGAVAALSLMTASYVMVVLDWGPLAAILISLGLGTLVGLLNGWLIVRMRVPDILATLGSMFLVVGVQLIPTGGRSIAVGMTLPNGDEAPGAFASWFLALGRAQLWDRVPVPVVIMLGCALLVWLFLERTRPGRLFYAIGGNEQAARLAGAAVERYKLLAYVLSALLASLGGLLLAARLGRGDVSSGNGLVLDALGAALIGFAVLGAQKPNAFGTLVGAVLVATLLNGLTMLNAPYYAQDFVKGAVLVSALMFTFGLARRGR, translated from the coding sequence GTGTCTAGAACTGCCGTGAGCAGCGGAGCGACCACAACCGTCGCACGCCTGCTCGACTTCCTCATCCACTACGCGTTGCTCCTGCTGCTGGCCCTGCTGGTGCTGGTGTTCGCGCTGCTGGAGCCGGCCTTCCTGCGGGTCGGCAACCTGTTCCTGGTGCTGCAGTCGGTGTCCATCGTCGCGTTGCTCGCCCTGGGCGTGACCCTGAGCATGGCCGTGGGCGGGCTGGACCTGTCCATCGGCGCGGTCGCCGCGCTGAGCCTGATGACCGCCAGCTACGTGATGGTGGTGCTGGACTGGGGCCCGCTGGCGGCGATCCTCATCAGCCTCGGCCTCGGCACCCTGGTCGGGCTGCTCAATGGCTGGCTGATCGTGCGCATGCGCGTGCCGGACATCCTCGCCACCCTCGGCAGCATGTTCCTGGTGGTCGGCGTGCAACTGATCCCCACCGGCGGCCGCTCCATCGCCGTTGGCATGACCCTGCCCAACGGCGATGAAGCGCCGGGTGCCTTCGCCAGTTGGTTCCTCGCCCTCGGCCGCGCCCAGCTATGGGACCGCGTGCCGGTGCCGGTGGTGATCATGCTCGGCTGCGCACTGCTGGTCTGGCTGTTCCTCGAACGCACGCGGCCTGGGCGGTTGTTCTACGCCATCGGCGGCAACGAACAGGCCGCGCGCCTCGCCGGCGCGGCGGTGGAACGCTACAAGCTGCTCGCCTACGTGCTTTCGGCGCTGCTCGCTTCGCTGGGTGGACTGCTGCTGGCAGCGCGCCTCGGTCGTGGCGACGTCAGCTCCGGCAACGGCCTGGTTCTCGACGCCCTCGGCGCCGCGCTGATCGGCTTCGCCGTGCTCGGCGCGCAGAAGCCCAACGCCTTTGGAACGCTGGTGGGCGCGGTGCTGGTGGCGACCCTGCTCAACGGCCTGACCATGCTCAACGCGCCGTATTACGCCCAGGATTTCGTCAAGGGCGCGGTACTGGTCTCGGCCCTGATGTTCACTTTCGGTCTGGCCCGGCGCGGGCGCTGA